In Deltaproteobacteria bacterium, a single window of DNA contains:
- a CDS encoding type II toxin-antitoxin system VapC family toxin has protein sequence MGPRPTERRSSAHSTPFSRRSRSGARSVAPEGRAGSRTSLAAPEKVLLDTNIYVDWLRRDLRPELVMGRGSLRYLSAVVEMELRAGAHTRSGRRALERAVHGYMAAARIVPPTTGIFADAGEVLRRLRASGRDVRRASLVHDVLIALTARTIGATLVTADAGDFEAIRALRRFSLQVVPGAA, from the coding sequence TTGGGACCAAGACCAACCGAGAGACGATCGAGCGCGCACTCGACACCGTTCTCGCGGAGGAGCAGGTCCGGCGCGCGCTCCGTCGCGCCGGAGGGACGGGCGGGATCGAGGACGTCTTTGGCCGCTCCTGAGAAGGTCCTCCTGGACACCAACATCTACGTCGACTGGCTGCGTCGCGATCTCAGACCCGAGCTGGTCATGGGCAGGGGTTCCCTTCGTTACCTGAGCGCCGTCGTCGAGATGGAGCTGCGCGCCGGGGCGCACACGCGCTCCGGTCGCCGGGCTCTGGAACGCGCCGTGCACGGCTACATGGCGGCGGCGCGCATCGTGCCCCCAACGACCGGGATCTTCGCCGACGCAGGCGAGGTGCTCCGGCGCCTTCGGGCGTCGGGACGCGATGTGCGGCGCGCCTCCCTCGTCCACGACGTCCTGATCGCCCTAACAGCACGCACGATCGGCGCCACGCTGGTCACCGCCGATGCCGGTGACTTCGAGGCGATCCGCGCGCTCAGGCGCTTCTCGCTCCAGGTCGTGCCGGGGGCAGCGTAG
- a CDS encoding GFA family protein, with product MEVNAMSEAKVPGSCFCGAVRFSAQLPSLFCGHCHCSMCRRSHGAGYVTWFAVPRDQLLLEAGEAELARFRSSDHGTRSFCRRCGSSLFCESTRHPDQIDIVLANMHGPIDRPPQFHVYFDDRADWVVVNDGLPRLGGPTGLEPITMSTRDASKADES from the coding sequence GTGGAAGTAAACGCGATGTCGGAAGCCAAGGTTCCGGGTTCGTGCTTCTGCGGAGCCGTGCGCTTCTCGGCGCAACTGCCGAGCCTCTTCTGCGGGCACTGTCACTGCTCGATGTGTCGCCGCAGTCACGGCGCCGGCTATGTCACCTGGTTCGCAGTGCCGCGGGATCAGCTCCTGCTCGAGGCGGGCGAGGCCGAGCTGGCCCGGTTCCGCTCATCCGACCACGGCACGCGATCGTTCTGCAGGCGCTGCGGGAGCTCGCTCTTTTGCGAGTCGACCCGCCACCCCGACCAGATCGACATCGTTCTGGCCAACATGCACGGTCCGATCGACCGGCCGCCCCAATTTCACGTCTACTTCGACGATCGGGCCGACTGGGTCGTCGTCAACGACGGCCTTCCGCGGCTTGGGGGTCCTACGGGTCTGGAGCCGATCACCATGTCGACCCGGGACGCAAGCAAAGCCGATGAATCGTGA